In Fibrobacter sp., a single genomic region encodes these proteins:
- a CDS encoding alpha/beta hydrolase, which translates to MIKAFVLRVLRFVGVLALIYVSMVFYFALTERQNAFPRAITHKEANEAIAGRAKGISCTLEDGLVLQGWKYGNEDAPVMLYYPDADEDAAQFLAEIDSFPEIQIVTFNYRGSGENKGKPSQETFETDADQIAQCAAQVNGGLSFVAGRGTGAILATRQATCKPTVPKRFLLIDPVKSIAEAVSQKYRAFYPEFLVRANVQMDSSKIGCSHQNTVVVIDRKQFEARSKATAEMIPGVTILRREGGSLQKTIKTALHFSPNL; encoded by the coding sequence ATGATAAAAGCTTTTGTACTCAGAGTTCTCCGTTTTGTAGGCGTTCTCGCCCTCATTTATGTCAGCATGGTGTTCTACTTTGCTCTTACTGAACGTCAAAACGCATTTCCAAGGGCAATCACCCACAAGGAAGCCAACGAGGCTATTGCAGGCAGGGCCAAAGGAATTTCCTGTACTCTAGAAGACGGCCTTGTACTCCAGGGCTGGAAATACGGGAACGAAGACGCTCCCGTTATGCTCTACTATCCCGATGCCGATGAAGACGCAGCGCAGTTCCTGGCAGAAATCGATAGCTTTCCGGAAATCCAAATCGTGACTTTCAATTACCGCGGCAGCGGCGAAAACAAGGGAAAACCCAGCCAGGAAACTTTTGAGACCGACGCCGATCAAATCGCCCAGTGTGCAGCTCAAGTCAACGGAGGTCTTTCCTTCGTCGCGGGACGAGGTACGGGAGCCATACTTGCAACCCGACAGGCCACATGTAAACCAACGGTACCAAAAAGATTTTTGCTCATAGACCCCGTAAAAAGCATCGCCGAAGCCGTATCACAAAAATACCGCGCATTCTATCCCGAATTTCTTGTGAGAGCGAACGTCCAGATGGACTCTTCAAAAATCGGATGTTCTCACCAGAACACAGTCGTTGTCATTGATAGAAAACAATTCGAAGCTCGCTCTAAGGCAACTGCGGAAATGATTCCGGGTGTAACAATCCTAAGGCGCGAGGGCGGTTCCCTGCAAAAAACAATCAAAACCGCACTACATTTTTCGCCCAATTTGTAA
- a CDS encoding UDP-2,3-diacylglucosamine diphosphatase, producing the protein MELPAYFISDAHLGIDPPGCIKNREEKLVSLLKSWKGAASHVVIVGDLFEFWYEYGYYVTRNHFNLFRALADLVESGVQVHLLQGNHDFAYGDFFPTSLGVQVHKQTVLEIQGKRVLFRHGDGVAKSDFGYRLFRRILDFPLNRFLFKQIHPDWGMGLARFVGRNSRKYGENRIIKMDEYLGWANRTMKKNDCSLCVIGHHHVTGTWNVDQGVVASPGDWIKKLTYLRMEAGEISIETLE; encoded by the coding sequence ATGGAACTGCCTGCCTATTTCATCAGTGATGCGCATCTGGGAATCGATCCTCCTGGATGTATCAAGAACCGCGAAGAAAAGCTTGTTTCCCTTCTCAAGTCCTGGAAGGGGGCTGCATCCCACGTGGTTATTGTAGGAGACCTGTTTGAATTCTGGTACGAGTACGGCTACTATGTGACCCGGAATCATTTCAATCTCTTCAGGGCTCTTGCTGATTTAGTCGAGTCGGGAGTTCAGGTTCATCTGTTGCAGGGAAACCATGACTTTGCCTATGGGGATTTTTTCCCCACAAGCCTTGGTGTGCAGGTCCATAAGCAAACCGTGCTGGAAATCCAGGGGAAGAGGGTTCTGTTCCGCCATGGAGATGGTGTGGCCAAGTCGGACTTCGGCTATCGCCTATTCCGTCGCATTCTGGATTTTCCCCTGAACCGTTTCCTGTTCAAGCAGATTCATCCGGATTGGGGCATGGGCCTTGCACGCTTTGTTGGACGCAATAGCCGCAAGTACGGAGAAAACCGTATTATCAAGATGGACGAGTATCTTGGCTGGGCCAACCGTACCATGAAGAAAAACGATTGCTCCCTGTGCGTCATCGGTCACCACCACGTTACCGGAACTTGGAATGTGGATCAGGGTGTGGTAGCCTCTCCCGGTGACTGGATAAAAAAACTCACCTACCTCCGTATGGAAGCAGGTGAAATTTCCATTGAAACTTTAGAGTAA
- a CDS encoding RNA methyltransferase produces the protein MEFFDYYSELFGDRWPNLLEALKGEGKAMELQFGEGLAPYYLDEASVFAANALGVNPGDQVLDMCAAPGGKTLVIASKLKGEGSLQSNDRSPDRRNRLQKVIDTTLPEDWAKIITVSGYDGIKFGLHKKESYDKILLDAPCSSDRHVLNSPEHLKVWSAKRVKRLSVEQGALLASAVDALRPGGTIIYGTCALSPMENDDVVKKILKKRPAMKFVEIEDLLPGADRTEFGVHILPDNSEGRGPIYCAKLVKQA, from the coding sequence ATGGAATTCTTCGACTACTACTCGGAACTGTTCGGCGATCGTTGGCCAAACCTGCTGGAAGCCCTCAAGGGCGAAGGCAAGGCCATGGAACTGCAATTTGGCGAAGGTCTCGCTCCCTACTATCTGGACGAGGCTTCCGTATTCGCAGCCAACGCCCTGGGAGTAAATCCTGGAGACCAGGTCCTGGATATGTGCGCAGCACCTGGCGGCAAGACCCTAGTTATCGCCTCCAAGCTTAAGGGCGAAGGCTCCCTTCAGAGTAACGACCGTTCCCCAGACCGTAGGAACCGTCTTCAGAAAGTAATCGACACGACCCTTCCCGAGGATTGGGCCAAAATCATTACTGTCTCGGGATACGATGGAATCAAGTTTGGCCTCCACAAAAAGGAATCCTACGACAAGATTCTTCTGGACGCCCCCTGCTCTTCCGACAGGCATGTACTGAATTCTCCCGAGCATCTTAAAGTCTGGTCAGCCAAACGTGTCAAGCGCCTATCCGTAGAACAAGGCGCCCTGCTGGCCTCCGCCGTAGACGCACTTCGCCCTGGCGGAACCATCATATATGGTACCTGCGCCCTCTCCCCCATGGAAAATGACGACGTGGTCAAGAAGATTCTCAAGAAACGCCCTGCCATGAAATTCGTGGAAATCGAAGACCTTCTTCCGGGAGCAGACCGCACTGAATTCGGCGTCCATATCCTGCCGGACAACTCCGAGGGACGCGGCCCTATCTACTGCGCCAAACTGGTAAAACAAGCTTAA
- the rsmI gene encoding 16S rRNA (cytidine(1402)-2'-O)-methyltransferase, producing MANTLYIVATPIGNMEDITYRAVRILKEVPLVLAEDTRHSRLLFDAYNISTPMEAYHDFNKEKVTPKYVEFLKNQGDIALISDAGTPGVADPAFNLVRECVREGIDVRAVPGPCAMITALVSSGMPTDHFTFQYFSPKKSAQRIHLLEKLKDEEATQIFYASPHNIDKFVEEIKLVFGDIKIALMRELTKKFEEHLIGTPTEISAHFKSHPPKGEFVLIFNPQDKSGL from the coding sequence ATGGCAAACACACTCTACATTGTTGCAACCCCTATCGGGAACATGGAAGACATCACCTACCGTGCGGTTCGCATCCTCAAGGAAGTTCCGCTGGTTTTGGCCGAAGACACAAGGCACTCCCGCCTTCTGTTTGACGCCTACAACATTTCCACCCCCATGGAAGCCTACCATGACTTCAACAAGGAAAAGGTGACCCCCAAGTATGTAGAGTTCCTCAAGAACCAAGGCGATATCGCCCTCATTAGCGACGCAGGCACTCCGGGCGTTGCAGACCCGGCTTTCAACTTGGTCAGGGAATGCGTTAGAGAAGGAATTGACGTTCGCGCCGTTCCCGGCCCCTGCGCCATGATTACCGCCCTTGTAAGCAGCGGCATGCCAACAGACCACTTCACCTTCCAGTACTTTTCCCCCAAGAAAAGCGCCCAGCGAATCCACTTGCTTGAAAAGCTGAAAGATGAGGAAGCTACCCAGATCTTCTACGCAAGTCCTCACAACATTGACAAGTTCGTTGAGGAAATCAAGCTTGTCTTTGGAGATATAAAAATCGCCTTGATGCGAGAGTTGACAAAGAAATTCGAGGAACACCTGATTGGGACCCCAACCGAAATCTCCGCCCACTTCAAGAGCCATCCTCCCAAAGGAGAATTCGTCTTGATTTTCAATCCCCAGGACAAGAGCGGCCTATAA
- the lnt gene encoding apolipoprotein N-acyltransferase has protein sequence MFVERIKTLPKIYWIYTAVILLAEIIVFTQRPNEPGLYEFTPQFIPFALALPFLAIKAIRQNFSRWINTYSILAFLHLAIDYNTADFNGAGHAGLYQIAITFLPVGLFWIGLFIRWNIRRIKEKDSRVALALCAISWGLYAFAFPPMPLGPAALLLLVPWFMVMNRYGRQQALFATFWSGMLYNSINYYWIYNVMHVETAPSGLILFGLFLLIAYFSAYNVFAAFIYSVAKDIKFKGIRPLFILFPLFYAGLEMTRTRGDFSFPWSHVGYVFGNHLELLQMLPWIGIFGYSILIIASNQAVANTLCKAASYKKAIPVLAIPAIIFVVLLVQGSIVLSAPEAAPFYNDEAKENPSVALVQPSIAQGAKWSKDRFDSIVTKTFGMTKLADKNTDLLVLAETAIPDHIRRQPEVIRKLQYMADSRKTRILTGALDFKRNKPGSIRKYDIYNASFLFVPGGQAHYQRYIKKHLVPFSERIPFDDIFPILNYVDLGEGDFVPGKETPVYPPYNWTPYICYDAIFGDLIREAIRAGSRMMVNITNDGWFGRSTAPYQHLNLVRYRAIENGMPTARLANSGVSAFIDQYGHFDKNTEIFTDAVIQRKMPLKTRDTLYSHIGDSVETALLWFFLFYLIACAGFTIVLRKVKAEA, from the coding sequence ATGTTTGTTGAACGAATAAAAACGCTTCCTAAGATTTATTGGATCTATACGGCAGTCATTCTGCTGGCAGAGATTATCGTATTTACCCAACGTCCCAATGAGCCCGGGCTTTATGAGTTCACACCTCAATTCATTCCCTTCGCACTAGCCCTACCCTTCCTGGCAATCAAGGCTATCCGCCAGAATTTTTCCCGCTGGATCAATACTTACAGCATTCTTGCATTTCTGCATCTTGCCATCGACTACAATACAGCAGACTTCAACGGAGCGGGACACGCCGGGCTTTACCAAATAGCAATTACCTTCCTCCCGGTAGGGCTATTCTGGATTGGGCTCTTTATCCGTTGGAATATTAGGCGAATCAAGGAAAAGGATTCTCGCGTAGCCTTGGCACTTTGCGCCATTTCCTGGGGACTTTACGCCTTTGCATTCCCGCCAATGCCCTTGGGACCGGCTGCCTTATTACTATTAGTACCCTGGTTCATGGTCATGAACCGATACGGAAGGCAGCAGGCTCTTTTTGCCACCTTCTGGTCTGGCATGCTGTACAACAGTATCAACTATTACTGGATCTACAACGTAATGCATGTGGAAACGGCCCCCTCGGGACTAATCCTCTTTGGCCTATTCCTGCTTATCGCCTACTTCAGCGCCTATAACGTTTTTGCTGCGTTCATCTATTCCGTCGCAAAGGATATCAAGTTCAAGGGGATCCGTCCCCTGTTCATTCTGTTCCCGCTGTTCTATGCAGGCCTTGAAATGACCCGTACCCGCGGGGACTTCAGCTTTCCTTGGAGCCATGTAGGATACGTCTTCGGAAACCATCTCGAACTACTGCAAATGCTGCCCTGGATTGGCATCTTTGGTTACAGCATTTTAATCATAGCTTCGAACCAGGCTGTAGCGAACACCCTATGCAAGGCTGCCTCTTACAAAAAAGCAATTCCCGTCCTCGCTATCCCTGCGATTATCTTCGTCGTTTTACTGGTGCAGGGATCCATCGTTCTTTCCGCTCCCGAGGCAGCACCGTTCTACAATGACGAAGCCAAGGAAAATCCATCCGTAGCACTTGTTCAGCCCAGCATTGCCCAGGGCGCCAAGTGGAGCAAGGACCGTTTTGATTCCATCGTCACAAAAACCTTTGGAATGACCAAACTTGCCGACAAAAATACAGACTTGCTTGTCCTGGCAGAAACCGCCATCCCCGACCACATTCGTAGACAACCCGAAGTCATTCGGAAACTTCAATACATGGCGGATTCCCGCAAGACCCGTATCCTGACGGGTGCGCTAGACTTCAAGAGAAACAAGCCCGGTTCCATCCGCAAGTATGATATCTACAACGCGTCTTTCCTGTTCGTCCCCGGTGGGCAGGCTCATTACCAACGTTACATCAAGAAGCACCTGGTTCCCTTTAGTGAACGCATTCCTTTTGATGACATCTTCCCCATCTTGAACTATGTGGACCTAGGTGAAGGAGATTTCGTTCCCGGCAAGGAAACTCCGGTCTATCCGCCCTACAACTGGACTCCGTACATCTGTTACGACGCCATCTTTGGAGATCTTATCCGCGAGGCTATCCGCGCAGGTTCCCGTATGATGGTAAACATTACCAACGACGGTTGGTTCGGCAGAAGCACCGCTCCCTACCAGCATCTCAATCTCGTTCGTTACCGCGCCATCGAAAACGGCATGCCCACGGCCCGACTCGCCAACTCCGGCGTATCCGCCTTCATAGACCAGTACGGACATTTCGACAAGAATACGGAAATCTTCACTGACGCCGTAATACAAAGAAAGATGCCCCTCAAGACCAGGGACACCCTCTATTCACACATCGGCGATTCAGTTGAAACAGCCTTGCTTTGGTTTTTCCTCTTCTACCTAATTGCCTGTGCAGGATTCACGATAGTCTTGCGCAAGGTTAAAGCAGAAGCATAG
- a CDS encoding alpha/beta hydrolase, whose translation MDEKWYWLPDWASDMALWEDDLINACPEADHTFVPYEKMASYLDKIFDLPGLAEASTIVGWGMGAFVLLNNADKRPKGQKWILLSPFADFCDEDGSWTEQNLQFIAHQTLTTVDPSLNAFMEQYEEEFGEWQEEWFKCAKKMSPKSLSDGLYYLAKNRIETEIECNDVKVIFGRMDQAIKPAMTLVLKDFLTGAEFKERPKAGHWPPMLLL comes from the coding sequence ATGGATGAAAAATGGTATTGGTTGCCTGATTGGGCTTCTGACATGGCTCTTTGGGAAGACGATTTGATTAACGCCTGTCCAGAGGCGGATCATACCTTTGTTCCCTACGAAAAAATGGCGTCCTACCTGGATAAGATTTTTGACTTGCCTGGCCTTGCTGAGGCTTCTACGATTGTGGGCTGGGGCATGGGTGCGTTTGTCCTTTTAAACAATGCAGATAAACGACCGAAAGGCCAGAAGTGGATTTTGCTTTCGCCCTTTGCCGATTTTTGCGATGAGGACGGTAGCTGGACTGAACAGAATCTTCAGTTTATAGCACACCAGACTTTGACCACGGTTGATCCATCCTTGAATGCCTTTATGGAACAATACGAAGAGGAATTCGGAGAATGGCAGGAAGAATGGTTTAAATGCGCGAAAAAGATGTCGCCGAAGTCGCTGAGTGACGGCTTGTATTATCTTGCAAAGAATCGCATTGAAACGGAAATAGAATGCAATGATGTCAAGGTGATATTCGGCCGAATGGATCAGGCAATCAAGCCTGCCATGACCTTGGTCTTGAAAGACTTCCTGACGGGCGCGGAATTTAAGGAACGCCCCAAGGCTGGCCACTGGCCGCCTATGCTTCTGCTTTAA
- a CDS encoding TPM domain-containing protein, with the protein MFGKKRNIVLLLLGLTLALVTSAWAIATPARPVNSYVFDEDHLMTAQEIKLFNTISEELYRKTGVAIACALMHDIGHNDYRSYALQVAESWGVGGKSNEGILIFASIKQRRRSVEVGYGAEGYLPDALVERLQQQTIVPAFRLQKYGDGVVRLAWAIAQVTAKEKNVTLEINDEQFQEEQGAPPQMFLFVMFVFFLVMMAKFSGGRGNGCLWFMLGNAIGRSSRHNDRGGFGGGFGGGRGGFGGGFGGGSFGGGGSGGSW; encoded by the coding sequence ATGTTTGGCAAAAAAAGAAATATCGTACTTTTGCTCCTAGGGCTTACACTAGCACTGGTAACTTCCGCCTGGGCGATAGCCACCCCAGCGCGCCCTGTCAACAGCTATGTCTTTGACGAAGACCATTTGATGACAGCCCAGGAAATCAAGCTATTCAACACCATATCCGAGGAACTGTACCGAAAGACGGGCGTTGCTATTGCGTGTGCGCTAATGCACGACATCGGGCACAACGACTATAGAAGCTATGCACTGCAGGTAGCAGAAAGTTGGGGCGTTGGCGGCAAGTCTAACGAAGGCATACTCATCTTCGCAAGCATCAAGCAACGCCGTCGAAGCGTCGAAGTAGGCTACGGAGCTGAAGGCTACCTTCCCGACGCCTTGGTAGAGCGATTGCAACAGCAGACCATTGTTCCCGCCTTCCGACTGCAAAAGTATGGCGATGGTGTTGTACGCCTGGCATGGGCCATTGCTCAAGTCACTGCTAAAGAAAAAAACGTCACCCTTGAAATCAACGACGAGCAGTTCCAGGAAGAACAGGGCGCACCTCCCCAGATGTTCCTCTTCGTGATGTTCGTCTTCTTCCTCGTCATGATGGCTAAGTTCAGCGGAGGCCGCGGTAATGGCTGTCTTTGGTTCATGCTGGGTAACGCCATCGGCAGATCCAGCAGGCACAATGACCGCGGTGGATTCGGCGGTGGTTTTGGAGGAGGCCGCGGCGGTTTCGGTGGAGGTTTCGGTGGAGGAAGCTTTGGCGGAGGCGGCTCCGGCGGCAGTTGGTAA
- a CDS encoding LemA family protein, whose product MKKVIIGTLISVVLLALIIVGKSVSVYNNIIALDEGVKAQWAQVENTYQRRYDLIPNLVATVQGEADFEKSTLSAVVEARSQMGGVVKVDENMLSDEVAMKRFQETQATLGGALQRLMAVSENYPDLKSNTSFQELRVQLEGAENRIAVERKRYNETVQAYNTTIRMFPNSLIAGFAGASPKMQFSADAGASAAPKVEFNTK is encoded by the coding sequence ATGAAAAAGGTCATTATCGGGACCCTGATTTCGGTTGTTTTACTCGCATTAATCATCGTCGGAAAGAGCGTCAGCGTTTACAACAATATTATCGCTCTTGACGAAGGCGTCAAGGCCCAGTGGGCTCAAGTAGAAAACACCTACCAGCGCCGCTACGACCTGATTCCCAACTTGGTTGCCACCGTGCAGGGTGAAGCCGACTTCGAGAAAAGCACTCTGAGCGCAGTTGTCGAAGCCCGCAGCCAGATGGGCGGCGTCGTAAAGGTCGACGAAAACATGCTGAGCGACGAAGTTGCCATGAAGCGATTCCAGGAAACCCAGGCGACCCTAGGCGGCGCACTCCAGCGCTTGATGGCTGTCAGCGAAAATTATCCGGACCTTAAGAGCAACACCAGTTTCCAGGAACTGCGAGTCCAGCTAGAAGGTGCAGAAAACCGTATCGCCGTAGAACGTAAGCGCTATAACGAAACAGTACAGGCATACAACACAACCATTCGCATGTTCCCCAACAGCCTGATCGCAGGCTTTGCCGGAGCAAGTCCCAAGATGCAATTCTCTGCCGATGCAGGTGCAAGTGCCGCCCCCAAGGTAGAATTCAACACCAAGTAG
- a CDS encoding DUF3300 domain-containing protein — translation MFDNKSVWKRFAGAICVLLLCLSVTTWAQEQNSLAGRFSASELDTLVSIIALYPDPLLVHVLAASTYGEQIPGASAWAESHKQLKGEELARAMENADLKYDPSVQALIPFPTVLATMAKYRDWSDQLGDAVSVQKEEVMDAIQRMRSAAYDHGQLQSNDQVVVQKNETIVIEPTRTEYVYVPVYNPHVVYYVHAHGYPAVRYGYGVWLGGWYGEWGWGSCWFEWDSHFIYVRDYRWYYHRPIPHHPRRYSPPPRPRHGPLGPKVHHDPVRPGAHMERPASQRPAPQSAGRPLVKDDPNTVKSIRAEAAGAKTNNLVGVRSDAASKPVVRDTPRRDDYWEEEEQRRYDSNKGFGKATAVGTSNKTQSGSRNWDNRNTNSRNDSRNSGRTNESRNNGRGNGGFGKAQRR, via the coding sequence ATGTTTGATAATAAGTCGGTTTGGAAGAGATTTGCGGGGGCAATCTGTGTTCTGCTTCTCTGTTTGTCCGTAACCACTTGGGCGCAAGAACAAAATTCCCTGGCAGGTCGTTTTAGCGCTTCGGAGTTGGATACGTTGGTTTCTATCATCGCTCTTTATCCGGACCCTCTTTTGGTGCATGTTCTTGCGGCCTCTACTTATGGTGAACAGATTCCAGGTGCAAGTGCCTGGGCAGAATCCCACAAGCAGTTGAAGGGCGAGGAACTTGCCCGTGCCATGGAAAATGCAGATCTTAAGTATGATCCTAGTGTCCAGGCCTTGATTCCGTTTCCTACGGTTCTTGCGACCATGGCAAAGTATCGTGATTGGTCCGACCAGTTAGGCGATGCAGTCTCCGTGCAGAAGGAAGAGGTGATGGATGCCATTCAGCGTATGCGTTCTGCCGCCTATGACCATGGCCAGCTACAAAGCAATGATCAAGTTGTTGTGCAGAAGAATGAAACGATTGTTATAGAACCGACTCGCACCGAATACGTTTATGTTCCTGTGTACAATCCCCATGTAGTCTACTATGTTCATGCCCATGGCTATCCCGCTGTACGTTATGGCTACGGTGTTTGGCTTGGTGGTTGGTACGGTGAGTGGGGGTGGGGATCCTGCTGGTTTGAATGGGATTCTCACTTTATTTATGTCCGTGATTATCGCTGGTATTACCATCGTCCTATTCCTCACCATCCTCGTCGCTATAGTCCTCCACCCCGTCCTAGACATGGTCCCCTGGGTCCCAAGGTCCATCATGATCCTGTTCGCCCGGGAGCTCATATGGAACGGCCTGCATCGCAGAGACCTGCTCCCCAGTCTGCGGGAAGGCCTTTGGTCAAGGATGATCCTAATACCGTAAAGTCTATTAGGGCCGAAGCTGCCGGTGCTAAAACCAATAACCTGGTTGGTGTTCGTAGCGATGCCGCTAGCAAGCCTGTAGTTCGCGACACTCCCCGCCGTGATGATTACTGGGAAGAGGAAGAACAACGCCGCTATGATTCCAATAAGGGCTTTGGAAAGGCCACGGCTGTTGGTACAAGTAATAAAACGCAATCCGGAAGCCGCAATTGGGATAACCGTAATACCAATTCTAGAAACGATTCCCGAAACTCCGGCCGAACCAACGAATCTCGCAATAACGGCCGTGGCAATGGCGGATTTGGAAAGGCGCAACGTCGTTAA
- a CDS encoding CotH kinase family protein: MGWSAKILFMGGIVAFSAASSLAQTYDLPIIFVDTKQKCLDKNVTEKIPATMRVLDESSNSVADSAKGKLYDIGIKVRGQSSALFPKPGYSVEFWDEAGEGIDVSLLGLPASDDWVFHGPYVDKSMLRNSLAHWLFRQAGRYSPRTMHFDLYINGVYRGVYVLIEKIKRGKYRVDVSKLKEEDVEGDDVTGGYIWAFDKTGTNTGGAGNGSVNNEGFGTSDGLNVILHYPKKENIQPQQEEYLKKYLNDLEGLFKNGKNGDGYENYVDVGSAVDYVLHEEVTNNADSYWCSFFLHKPKDSKGGKVTLGPPWDFNLAMSNGTQPEGQNNNGGWGGGFGGFGGMGGGFGSSGTTGWQIENSSKQVADGNGGGGWGGGFGFGGSSLKAPRWLTSMWKDPSYQSELKKRWAELRSGVWHSKTMDTYLDSMKVYLKNAADRNFKRWPNLGKASGQNDADPQPMKYCNQSGGGGMGMAMGGYNADSWDGEVEHLRKKMKERMAWMDQQLGFTEPANPIVTEPVIHIPTIEEKKDSAVIRPPMRQVDYTRLSPGNYFVVNGNNLEIQTDIGGTFAIVDLKGVVLFRAKVKAGTTSMQIPANAMNLHWIATLNGKMLSR; encoded by the coding sequence ATGGGTTGGAGTGCCAAGATTCTATTTATGGGTGGAATTGTTGCATTTTCCGCAGCAAGTTCCTTGGCTCAAACTTACGACTTGCCAATCATCTTCGTTGATACGAAGCAAAAATGTCTGGACAAGAACGTTACTGAAAAAATTCCGGCAACCATGAGGGTTCTTGATGAATCCTCGAATTCTGTAGCGGATAGCGCCAAGGGAAAGCTATACGATATCGGCATCAAGGTGAGAGGCCAATCATCCGCCTTGTTTCCGAAACCTGGCTACAGTGTGGAATTCTGGGATGAGGCAGGAGAAGGCATAGACGTCAGTCTGCTGGGCCTTCCCGCTTCTGATGACTGGGTGTTCCACGGGCCTTACGTAGACAAGAGCATGCTAAGAAACTCCCTTGCCCACTGGCTCTTTAGACAAGCGGGCCGCTACAGCCCTCGCACCATGCACTTTGACTTATACATCAACGGTGTGTACCGCGGCGTTTACGTGCTCATCGAAAAAATCAAACGCGGCAAGTACCGCGTCGACGTTTCCAAGCTTAAGGAAGAAGATGTTGAAGGCGACGATGTTACCGGTGGTTACATCTGGGCGTTCGATAAGACCGGTACAAACACTGGTGGCGCAGGCAACGGCAGCGTCAACAACGAAGGCTTTGGAACCTCCGATGGACTAAATGTTATCCTGCACTATCCAAAGAAAGAAAACATCCAGCCCCAGCAAGAAGAATACCTAAAGAAGTACCTGAATGACCTTGAAGGCTTATTCAAGAACGGAAAAAACGGCGACGGCTACGAGAATTACGTTGATGTTGGTTCAGCAGTGGATTATGTTCTTCACGAGGAAGTGACCAACAATGCCGACTCCTACTGGTGCAGTTTCTTCTTGCATAAGCCCAAGGATAGCAAAGGCGGTAAGGTAACCCTAGGACCTCCCTGGGACTTTAATCTTGCCATGAGTAACGGCACCCAACCTGAAGGTCAAAACAACAATGGGGGCTGGGGCGGAGGCTTTGGTGGATTTGGAGGCATGGGCGGAGGATTCGGAAGTTCCGGAACCACCGGCTGGCAAATTGAAAACAGCAGCAAGCAGGTTGCCGACGGAAACGGCGGTGGCGGTTGGGGCGGTGGATTCGGCTTTGGTGGAAGTTCACTTAAGGCTCCTCGTTGGCTTACCAGCATGTGGAAAGATCCGTCATACCAAAGTGAGTTGAAAAAACGCTGGGCAGAATTACGCAGCGGCGTGTGGCACTCTAAGACCATGGATACCTACTTGGATTCCATGAAGGTATACTTGAAGAACGCTGCCGATAGAAACTTCAAGCGCTGGCCTAATCTAGGCAAGGCTAGTGGCCAGAATGACGCAGACCCGCAGCCGATGAAATACTGCAACCAGTCCGGTGGCGGAGGCATGGGCATGGCCATGGGCGGCTACAACGCAGACTCCTGGGATGGAGAAGTTGAGCATCTTCGCAAGAAGATGAAAGAACGCATGGCATGGATGGACCAGCAGCTGGGCTTTACAGAACCGGCCAATCCAATCGTAACAGAGCCAGTAATCCACATTCCAACCATCGAGGAAAAGAAGGATTCCGCGGTTATCCGGCCACCCATGAGACAGGTTGATTACACCAGGCTTTCTCCAGGAAACTACTTTGTGGTAAACGGTAACAACCTGGAAATCCAAACAGACATAGGTGGAACTTTCGCTATTGTCGACTTGAAGGGAGTCGTGCTGTTTAGAGCCAAGGTCAAAGCGGGAACAACCTCCATGCAGATTCCTGCCAATGCGATGAATCTGCATTGGATTGCAACTCTCAACGGGAAGATGCTTAGTCGATAA